The Nicotiana tabacum cultivar K326 chromosome 1, ASM71507v2, whole genome shotgun sequence genome segment TTAGAAGCATACCTGATGCCGTGTTCTGCAATAATAACAAACACAAGGATCCTTCTAAGGGAAAGTGTAGCACAGAATACCAGTGAATTTCAGTTACTAATGTAATGCAAAAGTGAGAGGAGAGGAAACATAGCTCCTCAATCTATACAGAAGAATTTCAGGTTTATTAAGCATATTACTCTACCTGTGTTGAAGGCAAAGAGAGAATATATAAAGAAGAGAAACAGCTAAATTCCCATAATTTATATTTGCATTGCATCATTTTACAAGAACTTCTCTATGCTGGTGGTCAATGTCGTTTTCGGAACTGCGCCAATGACTGCATCTTTCTTCTCTCCGCCCTTGAAAATCATGACAGTTGGAATACTTCGGATTCCATATTCGCTTGCTGTTGAGGGGCTTTCATCTGTATTCAGCTGGAAGAACTTGAACTTGCCAGCGTATTCCTGTGATAGTTCACCAATGACGGGGTGAATCATTCGGCATGGACCACACCAGGGAGCCCAAAATTCGACCAAGACAGGTAAATCGGACTCAATTACAAGTGATTTCCATGTTTTGTCGGTAACAGCAGGCACTGCATTTTCCATGAACCATGTCAGACAAGAAAAAAAACTGATAAATGATGGGAGTGAGGCAGAAGCAATGCTTATCAGAGCAACTAAAACTGAGAAACAATATGAAATTTACTACCGGAGATAGCCGATGCATTGAATATCTTAACATCCTATTAAGTTAGGCCAAAGAGAAAATTTACAACATCTGATCTCATTCATTCAACTAAGGATTATTCTATATACTAGTGCAATGCCTATAGTCACACAAAAGCATAAGCAATGCTTCCCACTTTACTGAAGAACGAAGCCAGCGCAAAGTCCACTGCACAGATTTCCGACATCTGAACACAAGGTCAAAGTAACTTGCATAACATATTGCATAGATGCTTTTACTCAATAGGCAAAGTACTCATAGGAGTCTGAAAGTTGATACAGAAGCTTGAGACAGTACAAGCTTCTATGTTGTTCCAAAGCATATGTCATCATGAATCGCCAAGCTAATGAGTATAAATGAATTCTAAGAAGGTTAGTAAGTAGCAAATTTCCAGGCAAAATATTACATATAGCCCCTTAGATGTCTTTGACATTCAACTTGGCAGAGGTGGATCTAGAGTGGTGACATCGGGTTCATCTGAACCCAGTTATTGTggagcataaatttatgtgtaaaaaccTACAAAAAGTGCAACAAATAGTAGATTCCATAATGTTGAAAATACAATAGGTTCAACGCTAAGAATCTAAGTTGCAGCTGTGAGGTTGGTTCTGGAAGACGGGGAAAAAGAGCTTGGACAGGGACTGTATAGGTGGGGAGGGGGAGAAGTGAAGACGACAAAGTTGCTAGTCACGAGAATCATGACACAAGTAAATAGCAAAACCAAGTAACCAACCTCCAGAAAATGCACAAGTAAACCAGAAGAAAAGCCAAATTTATTCAGATACATATTACCAAATAAATTTATCTTTAGAAAAGAAATGCAAGGAATTCCAATGATATCTGATTAGCAGTACAGCAGAAGCTCTCAGTCTAGTTAGAACGTGATGCGTACATCACTTAAATATTGAACAGATGTGTTGGAACAAAAATATTGCTAGCTTGTCTCAACTTCTGTTCCTCAAACGACAGATTTACCCTTCAATAATGCAGTTTTAAATGGCCTGGAACTAGTTTACACAGAGATTCAAAATTTTACTATAATAGTATTATGTTTTAACCTTGAATATTTCTTAATACATTACTCAAGTTCTTAGTAAGTAGAGTTGCTTGAACAGCCAGTGAATGGGCCAGGTGTGTGCAAAATGACCCGAATAACATTACACTGAAAATTTAAGCAATAacaatatatacaaattttattgaATAGATTCCGGCATCAATTTTATTGAGCCGCCCCTGAATATCACAGAAGAAACAAGATACGTTGTTCTAGGCCAAAAGAATCACAATTAAAAACAATCATCCATCATTAAGTAGTGAATTTGACGGGAAAGAAGAGTAGAAACACCTTGAACAGCTGTTTCCTGCGCCTCACAGACGACTCGTCCACCACGGCGAACGGATTTTGACTGTGAGCTGAGGGAGACCGGCGACCGGACCGGTTGGAACTTAAGTCCTCTGAACTGAGAAAAATTAACGGAGGAGCGACGGCCGGAGGACGAAGAAGAATTCGCTATAGGAGCCAAACGCGCCGATGAGAAAGCGGAGGCGCGTGGAACTGCGATGGTTTCCAACACACCAGCCATTGAAATAGTAGAGAGAGAAACGGCGATGTGTAAGAGAGAGAGTActgattttaattaaatttttttacagAGAAAATGTTAGTGAGAGTGAGGTCTGTGGTTCAGTGGAGTTTGTATTGTTTTTGTGAGATTTCATATATGATACGAATATCCGTTCGTTAGGATCAGGACTCCACGTGATTCGCACGTGACTTTTTTATATATACttccaaaaattatattttcgtGGGCAGAATATTTTTCGAGAAATTATCTTTCTGTTCTTGCTTGTCATATTACCAAAATTATTATAGGCATAAATCTTTAACAGACATGTGATCTTATTCGGTTACTAATTATTCACACTTCTCTCAATTGATTTCAAATAATGCATATCTGAAAATGCATTGCGCTATCAAATGAATTATTCTCTGATCATAAACTTTTATGTCTTTTAagtattttaaattataaaatattatgacTTATAATAATACTTTTTTATGtagttttaaaatatataaattttatttaaaaaaaaagtttaaagaTTCTATATTCAAATATATagtcaaaattaaaaaatttgaatCTCGAAAAGCAAAAATTATTGAGTACATAAATTGAGCCAAATGGTTTTCAGTTCGTTCAAAGGTACTAAGGACGAGCCATTACAAACGGTCTAATGCTTTTTGGAGATTTATTTGAGAGTTAGCAGAAAAGTAAGGGCAGCACaatgcactaagctcccgttatgcGAGATCCGAGAAAGGGATAGACCACAAAAGTCTATTATACGCAATCTTACCTTACATTTCTTCAGGAGGCTGTTTATActgcttgaacccgtgacctcctggtcacatggcaactttaccagttatatAAGACTCCTCTTCATCATACAAACTAGTATATTTTCTCAGAATGCACACAAAAGTCACACATCCACTGCATTCTACTTCTTTCACCCCCACAGATCATGATATCTGAAGCATTATCAGCACACTCATCTACCAAAAAGTTGTCTGTCTTGTATTACTTTTATTTGCATAATATTGTGCACACAACGCAAAAATAAGCTCAAACGTATTCAAGTATTTCCAATAACAAAACAAAGCAGAAAATGTTGTTCAAACTCATGGAAGATACAACAATAAACAATCCCGGCAAATATTATCTCAAAATAGCTTCCAGTAACAGCCCTCAACCTTAACTATGGGCATACATAGAGAGGGTTGTCTGTCGACGAAATCTAACTTCCACCAATTAAAGAATAAGAATACACAACCTTAGCACAGCAATGAATACCTAAGTGAAACATACACATCACAGAACACTAAATATGAACTATTTGCAGGATTGATACAGTAAgttcctatttctttttctttacaaaaataACTCTGGAAGACAAATGACGTGTTAATTCAAAGTGCAAATGGAAACCAAAGAACTCCACCTTTATAGCTCTAGGAGTCGCATAAGCTATCAAAAAAATAACTATCTTTGCTCTAAGCCAAGTTTCTTTCACGCATGAACCGCTCTATCTTCTCTACATCTTCCGGGGTGTCAACACCGTGGGTCTCATGGTCAACTTTAATAACCTGCAGCAAAAAAAAAGAGCCATGCAGTTATATAACCACTTTCTTACAGAAAAAACACAAGAGGAAAAGCAAACAGGCAGAATGTAAAGAATAAATTAATAGATAAAAAGGCTGCAAAATTTTCCGCATATTTGAAATGCTTATCAACCTTTCTACCAatgtttcttcttttgttttgtttggttAACTATAGTTTCATCTAGAAATACATTTCCCCGTCATTTAAACAGATACTCAACATAGGGATGTGCAAATTGAAGAGAGAATGTTACCTTCATTTTGTATCCATTCTCAAGGACCTTTAGCTGTTCAAGATCTTCTTCTAGTTGCAATGGTGTTGGCGTCAGCTCTGGATATATTTTCAGGAACTTTGTATCATAGCTCTAGAATGAAATAAAAGACACTGTATCATTTTGATCATATAAAGTTACCCAGAAAAACTAGTTGATAGGTGAACTAAAATTGTACTACTAGATACCTGGATCCCGAGGTGCAGCAAGTAAGGAAACTGAGGATTAACCTTGCCTGACCTGAATGTATGGAAAAGCTGATTAGGTTCTATAACGGAAGATATAACCAGCCATTGCAACAGGCTTTTTAAGCGAAAAGGGGACTAACTTGTTATAAGGGATAAGCCCTCGTGAAAAATATATTGCATAACCACGATTGTCAACCACACATTTTACACGATTTGGATCAAATGCATCCTCAGGTTTCAAGGACGTCACAGCAGTGCTAAAGACTGCATCCGGTGCAGCCTGCACGAATCATAGAGTAATGCTATTAGTCATTTTAAGGCAAAAAGTACAAAGTTGTGGACAGAGGAGATTCAGTTAGAATTCTCATACAAAGTAAACTTCACTTCTCAAATACAGTATGATATGATATCCAATTTCATGGGTAATTAGCTCCCTAATATTCATAGCTACCTGTAAAAGATGATACCCTATAATATCTAGATAATCTGCTAATTAAAAATATATCTATGGGAAACAGCCACAAACCAGCAAAGAGGCAACTTTTGGTGACTATGACTCTATGAGTTTATGCTCGTTATTGTCTAAGTTCTTTAGCCAATTTGGATTTACATCTCGGGGTTAAACGTCCATGCTGCTCCCTACTTCCCAGTTCCTTTTACAGATCTACATCCTAATTGAACAGTCCCAAGAGAATTGTCATTTCTACATAAATGGTAAAGAATGCCAACCCACAGAAATTATACTAACTAGAAAGTATCTATACTTTGGACTATATTGTCCTAAATTTGATGTCGTACTCAGAAATTACAATTTTCCTCAGTCAATCTCAAAAAATCTACACATACCTCATTAAAATTTGGTCTTAGTGGCCCGTTTAACACTTCCCTTCCTAAATCTCCATATTCACACTAACTCACATAATATATGATGGACAGAATAGCTGATAAGAGCCCAAAAATATGTAGCTTCACGTTCCAAGTCAACATATCCCCGATAGTATATTCACCTAAGAACTACTTGGGTGTGACAGAATGGTATATCTATTTTGGTTGAATATGGAGATTGAGGAAAATAGAGTATGAATGAGCTCTTTTTCCTTCATAAAGAGGAATGGCCATTTTACATAgttaaatatctttcaaataatagCTGGTATATGAGAAAGGGAATACGGATCTTCCCTACCCCAAAAACTAAGTGAAATTTTACTGGAGTGAATACAAAGACCGAACAAGTTGTAGCACTAAAATTTGTAGTAAGAGACAAAGAGAGAGGAAAATGAATACTGACTCGTGTTTCCAGTTATTAGCAAGGAGACAGAATAAAGGGACCTTTTAACAGCCCAAGGAGTGTTGTACTCCGAAAGAAAAGGTGATCTCAAGTTCGGTGCATCAAACTATGAAGCAATAGGTCAAAGGTATTGAACACTTGACTGACACTGAATATAAATTAAACAATCAGCGAGCGAGGAGAGTTGGCTAGTGTATTTACATTTTACAGGAGAAAAACAAGCGACTATCTGAAGTCTCCAAGAAACTAATTCCAGAGTATAACAACAATTCTTATCATCACTAAggaaaaaacaagaaaggaaaattacCTGCAGGGCTTTGACGATACCATCAATTATTTCAGGTTCAATAAGAGGTTCATCTCCTTGTATATTAACAACAATGTCATACTTCTTACCAAGTTTTTCCAGAGCTTGGGTACAACGCTCAGTTCCTACAATTTAACAACTAAGCATCATCTATTCAAAAACTGAAATTTCCATAAGTTGCAAAACAAGTATGTAGAAAATAAATGGTATTGTGTTTACCATTTCTACATGATTCAGCAGTCATTATCACTTCAGCACCGAAACTCCGACAGCACTCAGCTATCTTTTCATCATCTGTTGCCACAACTGTCAAACAACAAACCAAATAAGCACATGCAATAACCCTCTTTCAAAACTGCACCCACCgcaatcttcttttttttcctttttaggggAGCAGGGGGCGTGGTGGATGTGGGAGGGAAAAGTAGGCTTGGTTATAGAGGCAGTCAAGCCAGGTCAAATGGATACATACCAACTTGATCCAATGTCTCAGCAAGCTTTGCCCTTTCCCATGTTCTCTGCCAATAAGATTTTGCATATGGTGGAAGGTTTCAGTTTCTTTTAGAAAAAAATGGCGATAATTACACTGCTGAATCAAAGCTTCACCCAAGGGTACatggaaaaaagagagaaatcgcTTGAATATGGCATATAAGTTCCTAAATTTTGCAACTTCCTGAAAAGTTTGAAGCAGATTTTTGGGATCTTAATATTGCCAGAAGGGAAAGCACCTTGCAAGAGCAATAAATGGATCTAGAAACTTCATACCTGACAATATCAGATCCCTTACTTTTAATTATTCAAAGCAAACTTATAAATACTCAGTACCGACATCATTTCAGGTATTCATGTGAAAACTGATGTTTCGGTTGTAACATTGATTTGTAACtatgtttcctttggcattagtAGTTTGCTCAGGATTCTTTTCTCAATTTGACAAATCACTGCTTCAGTTTTATCCTTTGATACATTGATAGTGGATAAATGGCAATTAATACCCTATTGCTAACCATCTGGATATCCATACAATGAAGGGAAGAAGCTCATGTCTGGAGCTATGCCACTGTAGAATCAGAAAGTACTCAAATTCTCGAATCTCTACCAGCAACCAGGACAGGCACAAGAACTAAAAATATTACCAAAAGCTCTTATCAAAAGGATTTGACCTCTCCTGGACCTAAAGCCTTAAAATAAGAACAAGGTAAAGGTCGGGCACTACTTCCTTGTTGAAGTATCTCATTCCACGTAATTGGAACAAATCCCTCATTTTgcatatgtgcctcattttactcTCCATTTCACCACTCCAATCAAAGGTGGAACTAAGTAGAGTAAAGGGGGTTCAACTGAATCCCCTTTGTCGGAAATTTACACTGTACAAATCgggtaaaaataaatattttttttattacatgTAAGAAAAATTTGAGTGCACAGGTAAAGGGGGTTCAAAAGTTTCTTTAGATCATAGTTTATGCATTCGGACTTAgtataaatatgaaaaaaataaataaataactcgAGATGAAGTTAATTATGAATGTGATCACACGATTTACATTCTAATTGAGCTCCGAAGCAAGGAAAGAAAAGCATGGGGAGCAATAGAAGTACCTGGATCATGGGCTTGCCGAGAATTTGAACGAGGGGTTTTCCTTGAAATCGAGTAGAAGCAAAACGGGCGGGTATAATTCCTATGACCCGGCTCCGAAACTTGCTGGATCGGGCGAGGTAAGCGCGAGCGCCGAGAGCTACGGCTACTGCAGCTCCCACAGCTAAACCGTGAAGGATCCATGATTTTGTAGAACTTGACGATGACGATGACGATGACGATGACGAGCTGCAGATCGACATCGGCAATGCGCTTTTACGGTTTTCAGTTTTCCCAGCGCCAAAGTTGAGAGTAGTTTGAGAAATTGGGAATTTGTCGGTGTTTATTTCAATGTGGAAAGTTGAAGACTGACTTTTGCAAAAGTTTGCTATTGCAACTTTACAACTcaatgaaggaaaaagaaaataataattttattataatattatatagtaaTATAATAATATACTAATACgatattaatataataatattgACTCACATATGTGTCTGTCGATAAAAAGTTTATTATATACTCTCTGAGTTCAATATATGTGGCATTGTTTGATTTGacatggagtttaagaaagaaaaaaaaaatttaaatttgtaATTTAAATCAAGTCGTAGATATTTGCGTAGCTATAAAACATATCATTAagattaaagtaaaaataaaataaaaattaaaaatatttatcaagaaagatataaatattt includes the following:
- the LOC107817447 gene encoding uncharacterized protein LOC107817447, coding for MAGVLETIAVPRASAFSSARLAPIANSSSSSGRRSSVNFSQFRGLKFQPVRSPVSLSSQSKSVRRGGRVVCEAQETAVQVPAVTDKTWKSLVIESDLPVLVEFWAPWCGPCRMIHPVIGELSQEYAGKFKFFQLNTDESPSTASEYGIRSIPTVMIFKGGEKKDAVIGAVPKTTLTTSIEKFL
- the LOC107817448 gene encoding 3-deoxy-manno-octulosonate cytidylyltransferase, mitochondrial: MSICSSSSSSSSSSSSSTKSWILHGLAVGAAVAVALGARAYLARSSKFRSRVIGIIPARFASTRFQGKPLVQILGKPMIQRTWERAKLAETLDQVVVATDDEKIAECCRSFGAEVIMTAESCRNGTERCTQALEKLGKKYDIVVNIQGDEPLIEPEIIDGIVKALQAAPDAVFSTAVTSLKPEDAFDPNRVKCVVDNRGYAIYFSRGLIPYNKSGKVNPQFPYLLHLGIQSYDTKFLKIYPELTPTPLQLEEDLEQLKVLENGYKMKVIKVDHETHGVDTPEDVEKIERFMRERNLA